The genomic interval GCAGGTGACGCTGCAGGACGCCGTGCACAATGCCTCGGCACTGGCGTTTCTGATCGACGCGTTCCGGGCCGGCGACTGGGAGACGGTGGGGCGCTGGATGATGGCTGATCGGATCGTGGAGCCCGTTCGGGCGCGGCTGGTGCCCTGCTACGAGCCGGTACGCCGGGCCGCGCTTTCCGCCGGAGCCTTCGGCTGCGCCCTGACCGGCTCGGGCCCGGCCATGTTCGCACTGGCCCGCGACGAAATGCACGCCCGTCAGGTGCTCTCGGCCATGCGGGAAGCCTGCCTGCAAAGCGGGGTGGACGTGGAAGGATACGTTACGGCTGTCGATTTTGAAGGCGCACGTCAGCTCTGAGATCATGAGTGCTCCGGAGCCCATCCGTTTTGTCAGCACGCGCGGGAAGGCGCCCGCCCTGACGTTCGACGAAGCCCTGTTGCAGGGGCTGGCGTCTGACGGTGGCCTCTACATCCCGGAGCGTGTTCCGCAACTGCCATCCACCGTCTGGCGCGCGGCCCGCTCGTTTCCCGAGATGGCCGCCGAGGTGCTGGCGCGCTGGCTGCAGGGCGTTTTTCCGGAGGAAACGGTGTCCCGGGTAACGGCCGAGGCGCTTTCGTTCCCGGTACCGCTCGTGCCGCTGGGCGACGGCCTTTACGTGCTGGAGCTTTTCCACGGGCCGACGCTTTCGTTCAAGGACTTTGGCGCCCGCACCATGGCCCGCTTTGCCCGTGAGGTGCTGCGCCGGCGAGAGGAGCGCCTGCTGGTGCTGGTGGCCACGTCGGGCGATACGGGCAGCGCCGTGGCCGATGGCTTCGCCGGACTGGAGCGCGTGCAGGTAGGCCTGCTCTATCCCTACGGCCAGGTCAGTCCCGTGCAGGAGCGCCAGCTCATCGTGCAACGGCCGGGCGTGCAGGCCTTCGCCGTGCACGGCACGTTCGACGACTGCCAGCGGCTGGTCAAATCGGCCTTCGCCGATCCGGACTTTTCCCGCGTGCGGCTCTCTTCGGCCAACTCGATCAACGTGGGACGCCTGCTGCCGCAAATGCTCTACTACATCTGGGCCGTGGCCGAGGGCGGGTTCGACGAAGTGGTCTTCTGCGTGCCCAGCGGCAACCTGGGCAACCTGACCGGCGGGGTGCTGGCCGCACTGAGCGGGTTACCCGTGCGGCGTTTCATTGCCGCCCACAACGCGAACGACTTCTTCCCGCGCTTTCTGGCGGGAGAGGGACCGGCCTTCGGGCCATCGCGACGCACGCTGTCGAATGCCATGGACGTGGGCGCGCCGAGCAACTTCGAACGGTTGCAGGCGCTGCTGGGCGCGTCCATGCCCGAGCGCATCTGGGGCACGAGCGTATCGGACAAAGAAACGCTGCAGACCATCCGGCGGGTGTACGAGACGACCGGCTACCTGGCCGATCCGCATACGGCCGTGGGGCTGGAGGCGGCCCGCCGCTACCGGGAGGCCACAGGTGATCGGGCACCACTCGTGGTGCTGGCTACGGCCCACCCGGCCAAGTTTCCCGAAGTGATCCGCCAGGCGCTGGATTTCGAGCCGGAGGCGCCCGAGGCGCTGGCACGGCTCTGGAAGCAGGAAGTTTCTGTGGTTCATGTCGAAGCCGATCTGGAGGCCTTGAAAGCGCACCTGTTGCCTCATGTGGCTGCCGGGGCGTGATCCGGCCGAAGTCGCACCGGAAAAGCTGACCGCGCTCGTACCACCGGTGCGCACCTTTGAGGGCTTT from Rhodothermus marinus carries:
- the thrC gene encoding threonine synthase, whose product is MSAPEPIRFVSTRGKAPALTFDEALLQGLASDGGLYIPERVPQLPSTVWRAARSFPEMAAEVLARWLQGVFPEETVSRVTAEALSFPVPLVPLGDGLYVLELFHGPTLSFKDFGARTMARFAREVLRRREERLLVLVATSGDTGSAVADGFAGLERVQVGLLYPYGQVSPVQERQLIVQRPGVQAFAVHGTFDDCQRLVKSAFADPDFSRVRLSSANSINVGRLLPQMLYYIWAVAEGGFDEVVFCVPSGNLGNLTGGVLAALSGLPVRRFIAAHNANDFFPRFLAGEGPAFGPSRRTLSNAMDVGAPSNFERLQALLGASMPERIWGTSVSDKETLQTIRRVYETTGYLADPHTAVGLEAARRYREATGDRAPLVVLATAHPAKFPEVIRQALDFEPEAPEALARLWKQEVSVVHVEADLEALKAHLLPHVAAGA